The Bryobacteraceae bacterium genome includes a window with the following:
- a CDS encoding permease, with amino-acid sequence MMLLRLITWPYVRKHVLRCTLTTAGIVLGVAVFVAMHTANQSVLYAFNRTVDRIAGATQLQVSAGEAGFPEEVLETVQSLPDVEVAVPVIEATVQTGIPGAGNLLVLGVDMTGDRSLRDYDLENADETIVDDPLVFIAQPDSIIVSRQFCEKTGLKLNDRLTMQTMAGPREFTIRGVMASRGLASAFGGSLAVMDIYAAQMVFGRGRRFDRIDIKVREGVRVDDARQRIQAALGPGLQVEPPTSRGQQFEAMARVYSMTANITSVFALFIGLFLIYNTFSIAVTQRRGEIGILRALGASRALIRNLFLAESAIAGLFGSILGILLGVTLARGVAGYLGDYFGEVYGVGEKADQVSADPRLLGLALLIGVVTSVIAGWLPARNAARVDPVKALQKGRVQVISEGENRARRIVAVAMLAAAIACVFVSHQTFFFYLGYMLSVLAVLLLTPSLCSWLVRWLRPLMKGLRPVEGALAADSLLQAPRRTSGTVAALALSVALVIGLGGISRASYATIGAWVQTSLNPDFFITGSETITQRSFRFPESFADEVARVEGIDEVQPVRSARIIYQGTPVMLVAADVEKIARRVRARVVDGDRETMYAGTARGEGVVISDNFSLLRRVNRGDVIELPAPNGLLRLPVLGIVVDYSDQQGTILISRELFKKYWGDDTVNAMRVYAKPGVDRAALRQRLLDEFGHRTRLFVMTNEELRAYIMRLTDQWFGLTYVQIVVAVLVAILGIVNTLTVSIADRKRELGVLQAVGALRNQVRHTIWMEAAAIGVLGLAIGFALGGVHLYYILDVAKRDVAGLRLEYLYPYGIALLLLPVLMGSALLSALGPAEGAVRASLVEALEYE; translated from the coding sequence ATGATGCTGCTGCGGCTCATCACCTGGCCCTACGTGCGCAAGCACGTGCTGCGATGCACGCTCACGACTGCGGGCATTGTGCTGGGCGTGGCCGTTTTCGTGGCCATGCACACGGCCAATCAGAGCGTCCTGTACGCCTTCAACCGCACGGTGGACCGCATCGCGGGGGCGACGCAGTTGCAGGTCTCGGCGGGTGAAGCGGGCTTCCCCGAGGAAGTGCTCGAAACCGTGCAGTCGCTTCCCGATGTCGAAGTGGCCGTGCCGGTGATCGAAGCCACCGTGCAGACAGGCATCCCCGGAGCAGGCAATCTGCTGGTGCTCGGCGTCGACATGACGGGCGACCGCTCGCTGCGCGACTACGATCTCGAGAATGCCGACGAAACCATCGTCGACGATCCGCTGGTATTCATTGCGCAGCCGGATTCGATCATCGTCAGCCGCCAGTTTTGCGAGAAGACAGGCCTCAAACTGAACGACCGCCTCACCATGCAGACCATGGCCGGACCGCGCGAATTCACCATCCGCGGCGTGATGGCGAGCCGGGGGCTGGCGTCAGCCTTTGGCGGCAGCCTCGCCGTGATGGACATCTACGCAGCGCAGATGGTGTTCGGACGCGGGCGGCGCTTCGACCGGATCGACATCAAGGTGCGCGAAGGCGTGCGGGTGGACGACGCGCGGCAGCGGATTCAGGCGGCGCTGGGGCCCGGGCTTCAGGTCGAGCCGCCCACGTCGCGCGGACAGCAGTTCGAGGCCATGGCGCGGGTGTACTCGATGACGGCGAACATCACCAGCGTGTTCGCGTTGTTCATCGGACTGTTCCTCATCTACAACACGTTCTCGATCGCCGTGACGCAGCGCCGCGGCGAAATCGGCATCCTGCGCGCGCTGGGCGCATCGCGGGCGCTGATCCGCAACCTGTTTCTGGCGGAAAGCGCGATCGCGGGCCTGTTCGGATCGATCCTGGGAATTCTGCTGGGCGTCACGCTGGCGCGCGGCGTGGCGGGCTATCTTGGCGACTATTTCGGAGAAGTGTACGGCGTGGGCGAAAAAGCGGACCAGGTCTCGGCAGACCCGCGCCTGCTGGGCCTCGCGCTGCTGATCGGCGTTGTTACCAGCGTGATCGCGGGCTGGCTGCCGGCGCGGAACGCCGCGCGGGTGGATCCCGTGAAAGCCCTGCAGAAAGGGCGCGTGCAGGTGATCAGCGAAGGCGAGAACCGCGCGCGCCGCATCGTGGCCGTCGCCATGCTGGCTGCGGCCATCGCCTGCGTGTTCGTCAGTCACCAGACGTTTTTCTTCTATCTCGGCTACATGCTCAGCGTGCTCGCGGTACTGCTGCTGACGCCGTCGCTCTGTTCGTGGCTGGTCCGCTGGCTGCGCCCGTTGATGAAGGGGCTCCGTCCGGTAGAAGGCGCGCTTGCGGCCGACAGCCTGCTGCAGGCGCCGCGCCGCACGTCCGGCACCGTGGCGGCGCTGGCGCTGTCGGTGGCCCTGGTGATTGGATTGGGCGGGATCTCGCGGGCGAGCTATGCGACCATCGGCGCGTGGGTGCAGACGTCGCTCAACCCGGACTTCTTCATTACCGGCTCGGAGACGATCACGCAGCGCAGTTTCCGCTTCCCGGAGAGCTTCGCTGACGAAGTGGCGCGGGTGGAAGGCATCGACGAGGTGCAGCCCGTGCGCTCGGCGCGGATCATCTACCAGGGCACGCCTGTGATGCTTGTGGCGGCGGACGTCGAGAAAATCGCGCGGCGCGTGCGGGCGCGCGTGGTGGACGGCGACCGCGAAACCATGTACGCCGGAACTGCGCGCGGCGAGGGCGTCGTCATCAGCGACAACTTCTCGCTGCTGCGCCGAGTGAACCGCGGCGATGTGATCGAACTGCCGGCGCCCAACGGGCTGCTGAGGCTGCCCGTGCTCGGCATCGTCGTCGACTACAGCGACCAGCAGGGCACCATCCTGATCAGCCGCGAGCTGTTCAAGAAATACTGGGGCGACGACACGGTGAACGCCATGCGCGTCTATGCCAAACCGGGCGTGGACCGTGCGGCGCTGCGGCAGCGCCTGCTTGACGAGTTCGGGCACCGCACGCGCCTGTTCGTCATGACGAACGAAGAGTTGCGCGCCTACATCATGCGGCTGACGGACCAGTGGTTCGGGCTGACGTACGTGCAGATTGTCGTGGCGGTGCTGGTGGCGATTCTGGGGATTGTCAACACCCTCACGGTTTCGATCGCCGACCGCAAGCGCGAGCTGGGCGTCCTGCAGGCTGTGGGCGCGCTGCGCAATCAAGTGCGGCACACGATCTGGATGGAAGCGGCGGCGATCGGGGTGCTGGGGCTCGCGATCGGTTTCGCTCTGGGCGGCGTGCACCTCTATTACATCCTCGATGTGGCCAAGCGCGATGTCGCAGGGCTGCGGCTTGAGTACCTGTACCCGTACGGAATCGCGCTGCTGCTGCTGCCGGTGCTGATGGGATCGGCGCTGCTGTCGGCGCTGGGACCGGCGGAGGGCGCGGTGCGGGCTTCGCTTGTGGAGGCGCTCGAATATGAGTAG
- a CDS encoding macrolide ABC transporter ATP-binding protein, with protein sequence MIRLVDVVKEFDGKRKVRALDGVSLEIDRGEMAALVGPSGSGKSTLLNLIGTLDRPTSGEIHIDGQKLSGLSDTELTLLRRDKIGFIFQFFNLLPSLTCVENVALPLHLRGWKRAKARERAEELLELVGLKHRLEHLPDELSGGERQRVAIARALSVYPPILLADEPTGNLDSKTGAEILDLIRDLHARLGATVLMVTHDPGVAASCERTITLRDGRLVGDEVRVSRR encoded by the coding sequence GTGATCCGGCTCGTAGATGTAGTGAAAGAGTTCGACGGCAAGCGCAAGGTCCGCGCGCTCGACGGCGTCAGCCTGGAGATCGACCGGGGCGAGATGGCGGCTCTTGTCGGACCGTCAGGCTCGGGCAAGTCGACTCTGCTGAACCTGATTGGCACGCTGGACAGGCCGACCTCCGGTGAAATCCACATCGACGGGCAGAAACTGTCCGGACTGTCGGACACGGAACTGACGCTGCTGCGGCGCGACAAGATCGGATTCATTTTTCAGTTCTTCAATCTGCTGCCCTCTCTCACCTGCGTCGAGAATGTCGCCCTGCCCCTGCATCTGCGCGGATGGAAGCGCGCCAAAGCGCGCGAGCGCGCGGAAGAACTGCTGGAACTCGTCGGACTGAAGCACCGGCTGGAGCATCTCCCCGACGAACTGTCCGGCGGCGAGCGGCAGCGCGTGGCCATCGCCCGGGCGCTCAGCGTCTATCCTCCCATCCTGCTCGCCGACGAGCCGACGGGGAACCTCGACTCGAAGACCGGGGCGGAAATCCTTGATCTGATCCGCGATCTGCACGCGCGGCTCGGCGCCACCGTCCTGATGGTAACCCACGATCCCGGCGTGGCGGCAAGCTGCGAGCGCACCATCACGCTGCGCGACGGGCGGCTCGTGGGCGATGAAGTGCGGGTATCGCGGCGATGA
- a CDS encoding hydroxymethylpyrimidine/phosphomethylpyrimidine kinase has product MKPVALTIAGSDPSGGAGIQADLKTFHQFGVYGEAAITLLTVQNTCAVSEVVLVEPRLVRAQVEAVLDDIPPQAAKTGALGSVPIIETVAALAPRLQAPLVVDPVMISKHGAPLIAEDARSALVEMLLPHAALVTPNLHEAAALAGFPVRTPAEMEEAARAIHARCGVSVLVKGGHLEGEAADLLFNGAETRWYRAPRFETPHTHGTGCTYSAAITAGLACGLALPAAVERAKQFITEAIRTNPGLGRGAGPVNHHARTE; this is encoded by the coding sequence GTGAAGCCCGTTGCGCTGACCATCGCCGGCTCCGACCCCAGCGGCGGGGCCGGCATCCAGGCAGACCTGAAGACCTTCCATCAGTTTGGGGTCTACGGCGAGGCGGCCATTACGCTGCTGACCGTCCAGAACACATGCGCCGTTTCCGAAGTGGTTCTGGTCGAGCCCCGTCTCGTGCGCGCACAGGTGGAGGCTGTGCTGGACGACATTCCGCCGCAGGCGGCGAAGACGGGCGCGCTGGGATCGGTTCCCATCATCGAAACCGTTGCTGCGCTGGCTCCCCGGCTGCAGGCGCCGCTGGTGGTCGATCCCGTCATGATCTCCAAGCATGGGGCGCCCCTGATCGCGGAAGACGCGCGGAGCGCCCTGGTGGAAATGCTGCTGCCGCACGCCGCTCTGGTGACACCCAACCTGCACGAGGCCGCGGCCCTTGCCGGTTTCCCTGTGCGCACGCCCGCGGAGATGGAGGAGGCCGCGCGTGCAATTCACGCGCGCTGCGGCGTCTCCGTGCTCGTCAAGGGGGGGCACCTTGAAGGAGAAGCCGCCGATCTGCTCTTCAACGGCGCCGAGACGCGCTGGTACCGTGCGCCACGTTTTGAGACGCCCCATACGCACGGCACCGGCTGCACGTATTCAGCCGCCATCACCGCAGGCCTCGCCTGCGGCCTGGCGTTGCCGGCGGCCGTGGAACGCGCCAAACAATTCATTACGGAGGCCATCCGGACAAACCCCGGCCTTGGCCGGGGCGCAGGTCCGGTGAATCACCATGCCAGGACCGAGTGA
- a CDS encoding protein-serine/threonine phosphatase, with the protein MLSSFGLSDLGCVRTNNEDSFLVDPELGLYVVADGMGGAEAGEVASQIAVQSVQSFLKSTSIRDADTLVRAIEHANQRILDAANSDPRRKGMGTTLVCLLETGGDCIVANVGDSRAWLLQGETLEQLTQDQSWVNEVGRPLGISEENLRVHPMRHVLTMALGVGPDVRVQVFPVEVPPGSLVLLSSDGLHGVVSEEEIRETLLHPISLEHRAHLLIEAARAAGGPDNITVVLIQH; encoded by the coding sequence GTGCTTTCATCTTTCGGACTGAGCGATCTGGGCTGCGTCAGAACCAACAACGAGGATTCGTTCCTCGTCGATCCTGAACTCGGCCTCTATGTTGTGGCCGACGGCATGGGCGGCGCGGAAGCGGGGGAGGTCGCCTCGCAGATCGCCGTCCAGAGCGTCCAGTCTTTCCTGAAGTCTACCTCCATCCGGGACGCCGACACGCTGGTCCGCGCCATCGAACACGCCAACCAGCGGATTCTCGATGCCGCCAACAGCGACCCGCGCCGCAAAGGCATGGGAACCACTCTGGTCTGCCTGCTCGAGACCGGCGGCGACTGCATCGTCGCCAATGTCGGCGACAGCCGTGCGTGGCTGCTGCAGGGCGAGACGCTGGAGCAGCTGACCCAGGACCAGTCGTGGGTCAACGAGGTCGGCCGCCCGCTCGGCATCAGCGAGGAGAACCTGCGCGTCCATCCCATGCGCCACGTTCTGACCATGGCTCTCGGCGTCGGTCCGGACGTCCGGGTTCAGGTTTTTCCTGTCGAAGTGCCGCCCGGCAGCCTGGTTCTTCTCTCGAGCGACGGCCTCCATGGCGTCGTTTCCGAAGAAGAAATCCGCGAGACGCTACTTCATCCGATATCTTTGGAGCACCGCGCCCACTTATTGATTGAAGCGGCCAGGGCTGCCGGCGGTCCGGACAACATCACCGTGGTCCTGATCCAGCACTAG
- the secG gene encoding preprotein translocase subunit SecG — protein MIILFTIIHVLVCLFLIIVVLLQSGKAADLAGAFGGMGSQTAFGPRGAATILSKATTISAALFMVTSLSLAILHTREGHVTGSVLDRAPATQPAPEKKDTATPAIPGQTPAPGQPAQPAAPAPAKK, from the coding sequence ATGATTATCCTGTTCACGATCATCCATGTGCTCGTCTGTCTGTTCCTGATCATCGTGGTGCTGCTGCAGAGCGGCAAAGCGGCTGATCTTGCCGGCGCCTTCGGCGGCATGGGCTCCCAGACCGCCTTCGGACCGCGCGGGGCCGCCACGATTCTCTCCAAGGCGACGACGATCAGCGCTGCGCTGTTCATGGTGACTTCGCTGTCGCTGGCGATCCTGCACACGCGGGAAGGCCATGTGACCGGCTCGGTGCTCGACCGGGCGCCGGCCACCCAGCCGGCTCCGGAGAAGAAGGACACCGCCACGCCGGCCATCCCGGGACAGACGCCTGCCCCCGGTCAGCCGGCGCAGCCCGCGGCTCCTGCTCCCGCAAAGAAGTAG
- the fabG2 gene encoding 3-oxoacyl-ACP reductase: MKERRTAVVTGSTKGLGRAMALRLAQAGWRVVIHGTDAQRAEAVRAECGGDAETFLGDIALKETNDALARFAVEKTGRLDAWISNAGLVKMEPFLEFSPETWRRLVDIHLSGAFHGGQAAAREMVKRGWGRIVHVSTIAAAFGQFGFAAYAPVKAGVEALARVMAVELASHGITVNTVAPGPVWNDMLEGLYGAERLRERERTIPLQRMARAEEVAAAVEWLLSDDAAYITGQILRVDGGASAAGPFTIEVYRRSAPH, encoded by the coding sequence ATGAAAGAACGGCGCACAGCGGTCGTGACGGGATCCACGAAAGGGCTGGGGCGCGCGATGGCCTTGCGGCTGGCGCAGGCGGGGTGGCGGGTGGTGATCCACGGCACGGATGCGCAGCGGGCGGAGGCGGTGCGCGCCGAATGCGGCGGAGACGCGGAAACATTTCTCGGCGATATTGCTCTGAAGGAAACGAACGACGCCCTGGCGCGATTCGCCGTGGAGAAAACAGGGCGGCTGGATGCATGGATCAGCAACGCGGGCCTGGTGAAGATGGAGCCGTTTCTGGAGTTCTCTCCGGAAACCTGGCGGCGCCTAGTGGACATTCATCTGAGCGGCGCCTTCCATGGGGGGCAGGCGGCGGCGCGGGAGATGGTGAAGCGCGGCTGGGGCCGCATCGTGCATGTCTCGACGATCGCCGCGGCATTCGGGCAGTTCGGCTTCGCAGCCTATGCGCCGGTGAAGGCTGGCGTGGAGGCGCTGGCGCGCGTGATGGCCGTGGAGCTGGCCTCGCACGGGATCACGGTAAACACGGTCGCCCCGGGTCCGGTCTGGAACGACATGCTGGAAGGACTGTACGGAGCGGAGCGGCTGCGGGAACGCGAACGCACCATTCCTCTTCAGCGCATGGCCCGCGCCGAAGAAGTGGCTGCCGCGGTGGAGTGGCTGCTGTCGGACGACGCGGCTTACATCACGGGCCAGATCCTGCGCGTGGACGGCGGGGCGAGCGCAGCCGGACCGTTCACGATCGAAGTGTACCGGCGCAGCGCGCCGCACTGA
- a CDS encoding pyruvate ferredoxin oxidoreductase, giving the protein MQASHQPPPMPAEQPHRLSPGERIVNDFSIQVATVNGSGSQTANLVLMRSIFQMGVPVSGKNLFPSNIQGLPTWFTIRASRHGYIARKKEIDFLVAMNPESAHEDVMSLPPGAAVLYDEPLQLAPLRSDLHFYSAPFDRLVAPVCPEAKLRKLVRNMIYVGILAELLGIDPEEIRKALYKQFGERKKKAADMNWGAVQAGIDYARSNLVKSDPCFVERMDRTAGKLVIEGNTAAALGCMFGGVTVCTWYPITPSSSLAEALITFMERFRRDPETGRATYAIVQAEDELASIGMAVGAGWAGARAMTCTSGPGISLMSEFIGLAYFAEIPVVVIDVQRVGPSTGLPTRTMQGDTLKNAVLSHGDTRHPILFPSCPEECFSMAVDAFDLAEQFQTPVFINMDLDLGMNLWMSDPLPYPEKPMNRGKVLSAEDLERLGGFARYKDVDGDGIPYRTLPGTPHPKAAYFTRGTGHTETATYSEKPEDWVRNIDRIARKFETLRKHLPPPAQFLAPGAKIAMVSAGTSRYAMEESRDQLSRAGIEASWMRLAAYPFPPELEAFIEQHERVYVIDQNRDAQLLGLMRLDLPPRLLEKLRSVRYYGGLPLDARTVTDSILAQEARLA; this is encoded by the coding sequence ATGCAAGCCAGCCACCAGCCTCCGCCCATGCCGGCGGAGCAGCCGCACCGTCTCTCTCCAGGAGAGAGAATCGTCAACGATTTCAGCATTCAGGTCGCCACGGTCAACGGCAGCGGCAGCCAGACGGCGAATCTCGTGCTGATGCGCTCCATCTTCCAGATGGGCGTGCCCGTTTCGGGAAAGAACCTGTTCCCGTCCAACATTCAGGGGCTGCCGACGTGGTTCACCATCCGCGCCAGCCGCCACGGCTACATCGCGCGCAAGAAAGAGATTGATTTCCTCGTGGCGATGAACCCGGAGTCGGCGCACGAAGACGTCATGAGCCTGCCGCCGGGCGCGGCGGTTCTGTACGACGAGCCGTTGCAATTAGCGCCGCTCCGGTCCGATCTGCATTTTTACTCCGCGCCCTTTGACAGGCTGGTGGCGCCGGTGTGCCCGGAGGCGAAGCTGCGGAAGCTCGTGCGGAACATGATCTATGTCGGCATTCTGGCCGAGCTGCTGGGCATCGACCCGGAAGAGATCCGCAAGGCGCTGTACAAGCAGTTCGGCGAGCGCAAGAAAAAGGCCGCTGACATGAACTGGGGCGCGGTGCAGGCGGGCATCGACTATGCGCGGTCGAATCTCGTCAAGAGCGATCCCTGCTTCGTCGAACGCATGGACCGCACTGCGGGCAAGCTGGTGATCGAAGGCAACACGGCGGCAGCGCTGGGCTGCATGTTCGGCGGCGTGACCGTCTGCACCTGGTACCCCATCACGCCGTCGTCGAGCCTGGCGGAGGCGCTGATCACGTTCATGGAGCGGTTCCGGCGCGATCCGGAGACGGGCAGGGCGACCTATGCCATCGTGCAGGCGGAAGACGAGCTGGCCAGCATTGGCATGGCCGTGGGCGCGGGCTGGGCGGGCGCGCGCGCCATGACCTGCACTTCGGGGCCGGGCATCTCGCTGATGTCGGAATTCATCGGGCTGGCCTATTTCGCGGAGATTCCGGTGGTCGTGATCGACGTGCAGCGCGTGGGCCCGTCGACGGGACTGCCGACGCGCACCATGCAGGGCGACACGCTGAAGAACGCCGTGCTCTCGCATGGCGACACGCGCCACCCGATCCTGTTCCCTTCCTGTCCCGAAGAATGCTTCTCGATGGCTGTAGACGCCTTCGACCTGGCTGAGCAGTTCCAGACGCCCGTGTTCATCAACATGGATCTCGACCTGGGGATGAACCTCTGGATGTCTGATCCGCTGCCCTATCCCGAAAAACCGATGAACCGCGGCAAAGTGCTGTCGGCAGAGGATCTCGAACGGCTGGGCGGCTTCGCCCGGTACAAGGACGTCGACGGCGATGGCATCCCGTACCGCACGCTGCCCGGCACGCCGCATCCGAAGGCTGCCTACTTCACTCGCGGCACCGGACATACCGAGACCGCCACCTACAGCGAGAAGCCCGAGGACTGGGTGCGCAACATCGACCGCATTGCGCGCAAGTTCGAGACGCTGCGGAAGCACCTGCCGCCGCCCGCGCAGTTCCTGGCGCCCGGCGCGAAGATCGCCATGGTCAGCGCCGGCACCTCGCGCTATGCGATGGAAGAGAGCCGGGATCAGCTGAGCCGCGCAGGCATCGAGGCGAGCTGGATGCGGCTGGCAGCGTATCCTTTCCCGCCGGAGCTGGAAGCATTCATCGAGCAGCACGAGCGCGTGTACGTGATCGACCAGAACCGCGACGCTCAGCTGCTGGGGCTGATGCGGCTGGATCTCCCGCCGCGGCTTCTGGAAAAGCTGCGAAGCGTGCGTTACTACGGCGGGCTGCCGCTGGACGCCCGCACGGTCACGGATTCTATTCTCGCGCAGGAGGCGCGCCTGGCATGA
- a CDS encoding 2-oxoglutarate ferredoxin oxidoreductase subunit beta — MSSTPATPPKVNRIGLDVLPYKGSKTTLCAGCGHNAITERLIEAYWELGIEPWTVAKLSGIGCSSKTPAYFLQQSHGFNGVHGRAPTTATGALLANHTLRAVVVSGDGDTASIGIGHFVHMLRRNVPLVYIVENNGVYGLTKGQFSATADLGAKLKTGAVNLLHAVDLCLLGIELGATFVARSFSGDKRQLSAILKAAIAHKGLAVIDVISPCVTFNDHEGSTKSYAYMKDHDEPLHEVDFVPFFADIEVEYNEGESRLVELHDGSKLLLHKLERDYDPSNRIHALEVLHEAARRGEVLTGIIYLDTSRPSFTEILNLCDEPLALLPEERVRPSRETLELINEEFR; from the coding sequence ATGAGTTCGACACCCGCCACTCCGCCCAAAGTGAACCGCATCGGGCTGGACGTTCTGCCCTACAAGGGCAGCAAAACCACGCTCTGCGCCGGCTGCGGGCATAACGCGATCACGGAACGCCTGATCGAAGCATACTGGGAGCTGGGCATCGAGCCCTGGACGGTGGCCAAGCTGAGCGGCATCGGCTGCTCGTCGAAGACCCCTGCCTACTTCCTGCAGCAGTCGCACGGCTTCAACGGCGTGCACGGGCGCGCGCCGACCACGGCGACGGGCGCGCTGCTGGCCAACCACACGCTGCGCGCTGTGGTGGTCAGCGGCGACGGCGACACGGCTTCCATCGGCATCGGGCATTTCGTGCATATGCTGCGGCGCAACGTGCCGCTTGTTTACATCGTCGAGAACAACGGCGTTTACGGGCTGACCAAGGGGCAGTTCTCCGCTACGGCGGATCTCGGCGCAAAGCTGAAAACCGGAGCGGTCAATCTGCTGCACGCGGTGGATCTGTGCCTGCTCGGGATCGAGCTGGGAGCCACGTTCGTGGCGCGGTCTTTCTCCGGCGACAAGCGGCAGCTTTCCGCAATCCTGAAAGCGGCCATCGCGCACAAAGGGCTGGCCGTGATCGACGTCATCAGCCCCTGCGTGACCTTCAACGACCACGAGGGCTCCACCAAGTCCTACGCCTACATGAAAGACCACGACGAGCCGCTGCATGAGGTGGACTTCGTGCCGTTCTTCGCCGACATCGAAGTCGAGTACAACGAGGGCGAATCGCGCCTGGTAGAGTTGCATGACGGCTCGAAGCTCCTGCTGCACAAACTGGAGCGCGACTACGACCCCTCCAACCGCATTCATGCGCTGGAAGTGCTGCACGAGGCGGCGCGCCGCGGCGAAGTGCTGACGGGCATCATTTATCTGGACACGAGCCGCCCGTCGTTCACCGAGATTCTGAACCTGTGCGATGAGCCGCTGGCGCTGCTGCCTGAGGAGCGCGTGCGGCCCTCGCGCGAGACGCTTGAACTGATCAACGAGGAGTTCCGCTGA
- a CDS encoding inosine-5-monophosphate dehydrogenase: MTPTTRIRAILEAKGGAVYSIHPKATVYDAIAMMADKGVGALLVMEGNHLVGIVSERDYTRKVILKGRSSREALVEEIMTQDVVTASPDISVAEGMRLMTDHRIRHLPLVDSGKVVGVVSIGDLVKAIISEQEATIAHLTNYIAGSY, from the coding sequence ATGACGCCAACCACCAGAATCCGCGCCATTCTCGAGGCCAAGGGAGGCGCGGTGTACTCCATCCATCCGAAGGCCACCGTCTACGACGCCATTGCCATGATGGCGGACAAGGGTGTGGGCGCCCTGCTGGTGATGGAGGGCAATCACCTCGTGGGGATTGTCAGCGAGCGCGATTACACGCGCAAAGTCATCCTGAAGGGCCGTTCCTCGCGCGAGGCGCTGGTCGAAGAGATCATGACTCAGGACGTCGTGACCGCTTCGCCGGACATCAGCGTGGCGGAAGGGATGCGGCTGATGACGGACCATCGCATTCGCCATCTGCCCCTGGTGGACAGCGGCAAGGTCGTGGGCGTGGTCTCGATCGGCGATCTGGTCAAGGCGATCATCTCCGAGCAGGAAGCGACCATCGCCCACCTCACCAATTACATTGCGGGCAGCTACTGA
- the mutM gene encoding formamidopyrimidine-DNA glycosylase, translated as MPELPEVECIVRSLRPHLEGGRIAAVAFQSPLAAGGRPAEIPQFLTDRSILAVRRRGKFVLLELEDGFCAIHLRMTGRLVWNGAEGPHTRAVFTLESGRLVLDDIRQFARVLAGPTLPEAVARLGPEPFDLTAAEFAQRLRARRGRLKPLLLDQGFLAGLGNIYADEALHRARIHPLQPASRLSVRRMEALHAAIVEVLEEAIAAGGSSISDYVDGAGRAGAFQRFHRVYGREGEPCRQCGAAVRRIVVAQRGTHYCPRCQRLQ; from the coding sequence ATGCCTGAACTGCCGGAAGTCGAGTGCATCGTCCGATCCCTGCGTCCGCACCTCGAGGGCGGACGGATCGCGGCGGTGGCCTTCCAGTCTCCCCTGGCCGCCGGGGGCCGCCCGGCCGAAATCCCGCAGTTTCTCACAGACAGATCGATTCTGGCCGTACGGAGGCGCGGCAAGTTCGTCCTGCTCGAACTCGAAGACGGCTTCTGCGCGATCCATCTCCGCATGACCGGGCGGCTCGTATGGAACGGCGCGGAAGGCCCGCACACCCGGGCGGTGTTCACGCTGGAAAGCGGCCGCCTGGTGTTGGACGACATCCGCCAGTTCGCGCGCGTCCTCGCCGGTCCCACGCTGCCGGAGGCGGTGGCGCGGCTGGGGCCGGAGCCGTTCGATCTCACCGCCGCCGAGTTCGCGCAGCGGCTGCGGGCACGCCGCGGCCGGCTGAAGCCGCTGCTGCTCGATCAGGGCTTTCTCGCGGGACTCGGCAACATCTATGCGGACGAGGCCCTGCACCGCGCCCGCATCCATCCTCTGCAGCCCGCATCGCGGCTCTCTGTCAGACGCATGGAGGCCCTGCACGCGGCCATCGTGGAAGTGCTCGAAGAAGCCATCGCCGCCGGCGGCTCCTCGATCTCGGACTACGTCGACGGCGCGGGCCGCGCAGGCGCGTTCCAGCGCTTCCACCGTGTGTATGGCAGGGAGGGCGAGCCCTGCCGCCAGTGCGGCGCTGCCGTGCGCAGGATCGTCGTCGCGCAGCGCGGCACGCACTACTGCCCGCGCTGCCAGCGGCTTCAGTAG
- the nasE gene encoding nitrite reductase: MAWKPILGEDEPAEGAMAVVETADLRIVVCRHRGAVHAFEDRCPHAGGPLSGGNFTEGRLICPWHAWEFLCETGAWDANPAVTLQRLPVKVEQGRIWVDA, from the coding sequence ATGGCATGGAAACCCATCCTGGGAGAGGATGAACCGGCTGAAGGGGCCATGGCCGTCGTCGAAACGGCGGATTTGAGGATCGTCGTGTGCCGCCACCGCGGCGCCGTTCACGCCTTCGAGGACCGCTGTCCTCATGCCGGGGGGCCGCTGTCGGGAGGCAACTTTACGGAAGGCCGCCTCATCTGCCCCTGGCATGCCTGGGAGTTCCTCTGCGAAACCGGCGCCTGGGACGCCAACCCGGCTGTCACCCTGCAGCGGCTGCCGGTGAAGGTCGAGCAGGGACGGATCTGGGTGGATGCCTGA